In the genome of Myroides phaeus, one region contains:
- a CDS encoding DUF6140 family protein, giving the protein MSKVFKVTPKRVKRTNGTLLTPEMSVVVTTVQHTSSPFYNGAKELQQAYVRLYDFDYKQAYCTMADFDVEKLD; this is encoded by the coding sequence ATGTCAAAAGTATTTAAAGTAACTCCTAAGCGAGTAAAGAGAACAAATGGAACTCTTTTAACACCAGAAATGTCAGTTGTAGTTACAACTGTTCAGCACACTTCTTCTCCGTTCTATAATGGAGCAAAAGAATTGCAACAAGCCTATGTACGTTTATATGATTTTGATTATAAACAAGCTTATTGTACAATGGCGGATTTTGATGTAGAAAAATTAGATTAA
- a CDS encoding uracil-DNA glycosylase family protein: MAKLVFKPWVGKHYTKGINGKRVLVLGESHYCDDPKDAVLTMTLDIIRDLFDDDSEHEPYKNTYTKFERALKGRVVPFEEKQELWNSVAFYNYVQHPIDEARKAPTAEEFRTSEPLFFETLEELQPDCAIVWGKRLYGQLPNTGEQQADVVLDNGDKIETWGYKLSNGKVVKLLPIYHPSAAFEWTYWHQAIDKLIKE; encoded by the coding sequence ATGGCAAAATTAGTTTTCAAACCTTGGGTAGGTAAACACTATACTAAAGGCATTAATGGAAAACGTGTCTTAGTATTAGGAGAAAGTCACTATTGTGATGATCCAAAAGATGCAGTGCTTACTATGACATTAGATATTATTAGAGATCTGTTTGATGATGATAGTGAACATGAACCATATAAAAACACGTATACAAAATTTGAAAGAGCTTTAAAAGGAAGAGTTGTTCCTTTTGAAGAAAAACAAGAATTGTGGAATTCAGTGGCATTTTACAATTATGTACAACATCCGATAGATGAAGCACGTAAAGCACCAACAGCAGAGGAGTTTAGAACTTCAGAGCCTTTATTCTTTGAAACATTAGAAGAGCTACAACCGGACTGCGCTATTGTATGGGGCAAAAGGTTGTACGGACAATTGCCAAACACTGGTGAGCAACAAGCAGATGTTGTTTTGGACAATGGGGATAAAATTGAAACATGGGGATACAAACTTTCAAATGGGAAAGTAGTTAAGTTATTACCAATTTATCATCCTTCAGCTGCATTTGAATGGACTTATTGGCATCAGGCTATAGATAAGTTGATTAAAGAGTAA
- a CDS encoding DUF4112 domain-containing protein produces the protein MQSSRRVQAQESLGIANVQQVRQDQTAIEQEIKRKEAKINKKIAIEQSQSYRQLKRIATIMDKYFLDPLLGFIPGIGDIATPIISVPFVYVSLFKVKSISLTLAVIYNSLRDMLLGMIPFFIGDFIDVLHRCHLQNLKLIVGFVEDDKEIIKEVNQKAIKSAIGIVILIGLIYLMFKMVASIVSWFSGLFG, from the coding sequence ATGCAAAGTAGTAGAAGAGTTCAAGCACAAGAGTCGTTGGGAATTGCTAATGTGCAACAAGTTAGACAAGATCAGACAGCAATAGAACAGGAAATCAAGAGGAAGGAAGCTAAGATTAATAAAAAAATAGCGATTGAACAATCTCAATCCTATAGACAGTTGAAAAGAATAGCAACTATAATGGACAAGTATTTTTTAGATCCATTATTAGGTTTTATTCCAGGGATAGGAGATATAGCAACTCCAATTATATCAGTACCTTTTGTCTATGTAAGTTTGTTTAAAGTAAAATCTATATCTCTTACATTGGCAGTAATTTATAATTCATTAAGAGATATGCTTTTAGGGATGATTCCATTCTTTATAGGTGATTTTATCGATGTATTACATAGATGCCATTTGCAAAATTTAAAATTAATTGTTGGCTTTGTAGAAGATGACAAAGAAATTATTAAAGAAGTAAATCAAAAGGCAATTAAAAGTGCTATAGGTATTGTCATTTTGATAGGATTAATTTATTTAATGTTTAAAATGGTAGCTTCTATTGTAAGTTGGTTTAGCGGATTATTTGGATAA
- a CDS encoding helix-turn-helix transcriptional regulator, translated as MAKGEYAKRQMLIVELLRKKECTLKEIQEYLINKSTFFDKNLEISSRTFQRDVKDILSLMGIEILYDRKEKVYKISEEHKEEYIERVIESYDTITALKVGETLGEHIYFEKRKTRGTEHFSGILHAIQNKLVVTFTLDSYWKDPSERRCVPKAIKESQNRYYMIAYDLDKKELRNYGLDRVSNLVITTQTAVSPVINIKKHYESAFGIECYDAPQKVVLEIDQSQRKYVESLPFHHSQKITSTSDYTFTVELFVHPTTDFVMEIMRHGSNIEIISPPVLRDWVIDTIKEMCELYELSLTTS; from the coding sequence ATGGCAAAAGGGGAATACGCTAAACGACAAATGCTTATTGTGGAGCTATTAAGAAAAAAAGAGTGCACATTAAAAGAGATTCAAGAATACTTGATAAATAAAAGCACCTTTTTTGATAAGAATTTAGAAATAAGTTCACGTACCTTTCAACGTGATGTAAAAGACATTTTATCGCTTATGGGAATAGAAATTCTCTATGATAGAAAGGAGAAAGTGTACAAAATCAGTGAGGAGCATAAAGAGGAGTATATTGAACGTGTAATAGAATCATACGATACAATTACAGCCTTAAAAGTTGGTGAAACCTTAGGTGAACATATTTATTTTGAAAAGCGAAAGACAAGAGGAACTGAACATTTTAGTGGAATACTTCACGCTATTCAGAATAAGTTAGTTGTTACTTTTACTTTAGATAGTTATTGGAAAGATCCTTCAGAACGTAGATGTGTTCCAAAAGCAATTAAAGAGTCGCAAAATCGCTATTATATGATAGCGTATGATCTGGATAAGAAGGAACTACGCAATTACGGATTAGATAGGGTTAGTAATTTAGTTATAACTACTCAGACAGCAGTAAGTCCCGTGATAAATATAAAAAAGCATTATGAAAGTGCCTTTGGTATTGAGTGTTATGATGCCCCTCAAAAAGTAGTATTAGAAATAGATCAGAGTCAACGTAAGTATGTGGAATCTTTGCCCTTTCATCATTCACAGAAAATTACCTCTACAAGTGATTATACATTTACGGTTGAATTATTTGTACATCCCACAACTGACTTTGTTATGGAAATAATGAGACATGGCAGTAATATTGAAATTATTTCACCTCCTGTTTTAAGAGATTGGGTAATAGATACTATCAAAGAAATGTGCGAATTGTATGAATTGTCTTTAACTACGTCGTAG
- a CDS encoding HPP family protein produces MFIIAMIITAFLLEDKEIILPEIAAMTIALWVYREKAWMRHPEKIFIMPSITAVLGFAVNMLTVPYIAKLAIILLLMVIFMRLVRYSFPPALATGFLAIVTNAHEMSFLYAIFFLTFVLMLGVYLFKLNEGVEREGAFDTRKLLAYFSITSIWLLLSFVLGIEQMALIPPITVVMFESLNMKKYSFKIAIKQTIILTLSISIAVLLTLYITNWVVLILFFLVLMNILLRIFQMKIPAVYAFPLLIYVFPAERVLQLPFAALLVSVFSFGMVLIYRKMLQVV; encoded by the coding sequence ATGTTTATTATCGCAATGATAATAACAGCATTTCTTTTAGAAGATAAAGAAATAATATTACCTGAAATTGCAGCAATGACTATTGCTTTATGGGTATATCGTGAAAAAGCGTGGATGCGTCACCCTGAGAAAATATTCATTATGCCATCTATAACAGCCGTCTTAGGTTTTGCTGTAAATATGCTAACTGTGCCTTATATAGCAAAATTGGCAATTATATTATTGTTGATGGTTATTTTTATGAGATTAGTACGTTATAGTTTCCCGCCAGCTTTAGCAACGGGTTTTCTTGCAATAGTCACTAATGCTCACGAAATGTCATTTCTCTATGCGATATTCTTTTTAACCTTTGTGCTAATGCTTGGTGTTTATCTATTTAAGTTAAATGAAGGGGTAGAGCGAGAAGGGGCTTTTGATACGCGTAAATTGTTAGCTTATTTTTCAATAACAAGTATATGGCTATTATTGAGTTTCGTATTAGGAATAGAGCAAATGGCGTTAATTCCACCAATAACAGTGGTAATGTTTGAGTCTTTAAATATGAAAAAGTACTCATTCAAAATTGCAATTAAGCAGACTATAATTTTAACACTATCTATAAGTATTGCTGTTCTATTGACTTTATATATTACAAATTGGGTAGTGTTGATATTGTTTTTTTTGGTGTTGATGAATATCTTATTACGAATTTTTCAAATGAAAATTCCTGCTGTTTATGCATTTCCATTGTTGATTTATGTTTTTCCTGCAGAGAGAGTATTGCAATTACCATTTGCTGCTTTGTTAGTTTCTGTTTTCTCTTTTGGGATGGTATTGATTTATAGAAAAATGTTACAAGTTGTATAA
- a CDS encoding OprO/OprP family phosphate-selective porin produces the protein MKKTLYLVSAFALSTLSFSQTKNDSLRYNQYGLQVERQSLSAEARNGILVFESKDEKYKLWLDLRVHVDGASFWGVEKDYDPIGNGARIRRARTAIKANITQDWYGEIDLNFADGRLELKDAIIRYDGFSNTELQIGNFKENFSIARNTSSRYQQFMERPMAAQALAPSRHLGINAKYQKDWLYASGGIFFQEIEDAEKADFVETNNKDYGRNQGMSYTGKIAFQPLHKHDDMALHIGAGISYRTPKTDVDPAKFGGSRFSTRNSTSINRKKYIDTGVINNVNYDLLYTFELAGFYKGFRFESAFIQNDTHIKDSAPEKENKQTKHFLGSYTQVSYLLFGGQQHYDYTGGKFNQVKRGRDWGDIELALRYDYLDLNSRDIYGGSGEAYSIGLNYYVNNNVKFMLNYQYNNNDRYANGKGKLLVGHDTNGQAVKDPSKVVEGKNKAGVDYSMLSFRIELTF, from the coding sequence ATGAAAAAAACACTCTACTTAGTATCTGCTTTTGCTCTAAGCACATTAAGCTTCTCACAAACTAAGAACGATTCTTTACGATATAATCAATATGGTTTACAAGTTGAAAGACAATCACTTTCTGCAGAAGCTCGTAATGGAATATTAGTTTTTGAATCTAAAGATGAAAAGTATAAACTTTGGTTAGACTTAAGAGTACATGTTGATGGTGCTTCCTTTTGGGGAGTAGAAAAAGATTATGATCCTATTGGAAATGGTGCACGAATTAGACGAGCAAGAACAGCTATTAAAGCAAACATAACACAAGATTGGTATGGAGAAATCGATTTAAACTTTGCTGATGGTCGCTTAGAATTAAAAGACGCAATTATCCGATATGATGGTTTTTCAAATACAGAGTTGCAAATAGGTAACTTTAAAGAAAACTTTTCAATTGCAAGAAATACATCCTCAAGATATCAACAATTTATGGAAAGACCTATGGCTGCTCAAGCTCTCGCTCCATCAAGACATTTAGGTATTAATGCTAAATATCAAAAAGATTGGTTATACGCATCTGGAGGAATTTTCTTTCAAGAAATTGAAGATGCTGAAAAAGCTGACTTTGTTGAAACTAATAATAAAGATTATGGACGTAATCAAGGAATGTCTTATACAGGTAAAATAGCTTTTCAACCTTTACATAAACACGACGATATGGCTCTACATATTGGTGCTGGAATATCATATCGTACACCTAAAACAGATGTTGATCCTGCTAAATTTGGAGGATCACGCTTTAGTACAAGGAACTCAACTTCAATCAACCGTAAAAAGTATATTGATACAGGTGTAATAAATAATGTAAATTATGATTTATTATACACTTTTGAATTAGCAGGTTTTTATAAAGGTTTTAGATTCGAGTCTGCATTTATTCAAAATGATACTCACATAAAAGATTCAGCACCTGAAAAAGAAAACAAACAAACTAAACATTTCCTGGGTAGTTACACACAAGTGAGTTACTTACTATTTGGAGGCCAACAACACTATGATTATACAGGTGGTAAATTTAATCAAGTTAAGAGAGGGAGAGATTGGGGAGATATTGAACTTGCCTTAAGGTATGATTATTTAGATTTAAACAGTAGGGATATATATGGAGGATCGGGAGAAGCTTACTCAATCGGTTTAAATTATTATGTCAATAACAATGTTAAGTTTATGCTTAACTACCAATATAATAACAACGATAGATATGCAAATGGTAAAGGAAAATTATTAGTTGGTCATGATACTAATGGTCAAGCAGTAAAAGATCCTTCGAAAGTTGTAGAAGGAAAAAATAAAGCAGGAGTAGATTACAGTATGCTTTCTTTTAGAATTGAATTAACTTTTTAA
- a CDS encoding HPP family protein: protein MKQRVPISQIMAKVLIAVPTTKKLSEVNQLFADYNIRHIPVVEGEKIVGIISSKDILKIGYSHTDMDKDALNAIYDAYKLEDIMTKNPIVVSDDTNIKEVAELFAEQHFHSLPIVGKDNKLEGIVTTTDLINYLIAQY, encoded by the coding sequence ATGAAACAAAGAGTTCCAATTTCTCAAATTATGGCTAAAGTTTTAATCGCTGTTCCTACAACGAAAAAACTAAGCGAAGTAAACCAATTATTCGCAGATTACAACATTAGACACATTCCTGTTGTAGAAGGTGAAAAAATCGTTGGTATTATTAGTAGCAAAGATATTTTGAAAATAGGATATAGCCATACCGATATGGATAAAGATGCACTAAATGCTATCTATGATGCTTACAAATTAGAAGACATCATGACAAAAAATCCAATCGTTGTAAGCGATGATACAAATATTAAAGAAGTAGCTGAGTTATTTGCTGAGCAACATTTCCACTCACTTCCTATTGTAGGAAAAGACAATAAATTAGAGGGAATTGTAACAACTACTGATTTAATTAATTATCTAATCGCTCAATACTAA
- a CDS encoding DASS family sodium-coupled anion symporter, which translates to MTKNSQDLLDMSNYSIEKLPKMEKSKVEKIMAKLGIPLALVTFIIIYYFSNFDFLNSIDKTTLAKGASSRYDVIGHNQFIKINYAMLAIFISAIILWITEAIPNYLTSLLLILGMVLTQVTTDKVAYAQLGHPVMWLNILSFVLASMLVKTKVAKRFALWFVIKFGKNAFYVVLSFIVINIVLSAFISATTAKATILLPIFMVIAAIYGATGGENRNNFGRNLVLQNLFQINIGASGFLTGSGANLLAASLIAGAMGWDLFSYQDWFIAAFPLAIILIIIAWFIGTKIIFPLKEGENKPQIEGGLQKLQKEYKSLGKISIEEYKAIAIFLGVLLMWATDKQHGINQTAVAFIGAVIALFPRIGVVKWNDVDIPWHLMLFSAGAYTLGAGLDATGLPNTLVEVIFNYFRIDQKTPFYILYIILTGLMLFSAIIFQSKTMRALIFVPIAIGVAQKFNYPILSLAFPVALLIEHVYVLPFNSKPAALLYTTNQYSWSDTFKFGFTMICISWAMILLWGETVLKWLGYTEGLFFL; encoded by the coding sequence ATGACAAAAAACAGTCAAGACTTATTAGATATGAGTAATTACTCTATAGAGAAATTACCTAAAATGGAAAAAAGTAAAGTCGAAAAAATAATGGCCAAATTAGGTATTCCTCTGGCGTTAGTAACTTTTATTATTATATACTATTTTTCTAATTTTGACTTCTTAAACTCAATTGACAAAACCACACTTGCTAAAGGAGCATCTAGTCGTTATGACGTAATTGGTCACAACCAATTCATCAAAATAAATTATGCAATGCTCGCAATTTTTATCTCAGCAATAATACTTTGGATAACTGAAGCAATTCCAAACTATTTAACCTCTTTGTTGTTAATTTTAGGTATGGTATTAACACAAGTAACAACAGATAAAGTAGCATATGCACAACTTGGTCATCCTGTAATGTGGTTAAATATTTTATCTTTTGTTTTAGCAAGTATGCTTGTAAAAACAAAAGTAGCAAAACGGTTTGCTTTATGGTTTGTTATCAAATTTGGTAAAAATGCTTTTTATGTTGTTTTAAGCTTTATAGTTATAAATATTGTTTTGTCTGCCTTTATATCTGCTACTACTGCTAAAGCAACAATTTTATTACCAATTTTTATGGTAATCGCAGCTATTTATGGAGCGACAGGTGGAGAGAATAGAAATAACTTTGGTCGAAATTTAGTATTACAAAACTTATTTCAGATTAACATAGGTGCCTCTGGTTTTTTGACTGGATCGGGAGCCAATTTATTAGCTGCTTCCCTCATTGCTGGAGCAATGGGATGGGATTTATTCAGTTATCAAGATTGGTTTATTGCAGCTTTCCCATTAGCTATCATTTTAATTATAATTGCCTGGTTTATAGGGACTAAAATAATATTCCCTTTAAAAGAAGGTGAAAATAAACCACAAATTGAAGGTGGACTACAGAAATTACAAAAAGAATATAAATCACTCGGAAAAATAAGTATAGAAGAGTACAAAGCTATTGCTATTTTCTTAGGTGTATTATTAATGTGGGCTACAGACAAGCAACATGGAATAAATCAAACAGCAGTAGCCTTTATAGGAGCCGTTATAGCCCTATTTCCACGAATTGGAGTAGTTAAATGGAATGATGTAGATATCCCTTGGCATTTGATGTTGTTTTCTGCTGGTGCTTATACATTAGGCGCCGGTCTTGATGCTACTGGTTTACCAAATACATTAGTTGAAGTTATATTTAATTACTTCAGAATAGATCAAAAAACACCTTTTTACATATTGTATATAATCTTAACAGGATTAATGCTATTTAGTGCTATAATATTTCAATCAAAAACAATGCGAGCTCTTATATTTGTTCCTATTGCGATTGGTGTAGCTCAAAAATTTAATTACCCTATATTAAGTTTAGCATTTCCCGTAGCTTTATTAATTGAACATGTTTATGTACTTCCATTTAACAGCAAACCTGCCGCATTATTATATACTACCAACCAATATAGCTGGAGTGATACATTTAAATTTGGATTTACAATGATATGTATCTCTTGGGCTATGATTTTACTGTGGGGAGAAACAGTACTTAAATGGTTAGGATATACAGAAGGTTTATTCTTTTTATAA
- a CDS encoding CYTH domain-containing protein: protein MAQEIEHKFLVKDSFFQDVTHSIHIVQGYLSSVPERTVRVRIKGEQAFLTIKGIGDKTGISRFEWEKEILLQEAKSLLKICEPGIIDKTRHIAKIDGFIYEIDEFHGSNQGLIVAEIEVSKIGEKFPKPNWLGEEVTGQLKYYNSMLMHHPFNTW, encoded by the coding sequence ATGGCACAAGAAATAGAACATAAATTTTTAGTAAAAGATTCTTTCTTTCAAGATGTAACACATAGTATTCATATAGTTCAAGGATACTTATCTTCTGTCCCGGAACGAACTGTTAGAGTGAGAATCAAAGGAGAACAAGCATTTTTAACAATCAAAGGAATTGGAGATAAAACAGGTATAAGTCGTTTTGAATGGGAAAAAGAAATATTATTACAGGAAGCTAAAAGTCTACTCAAAATTTGTGAACCAGGAATAATTGATAAAACAAGACATATCGCTAAGATCGATGGATTCATTTATGAAATTGATGAATTTCACGGTTCGAACCAAGGACTCATTGTCGCAGAAATAGAAGTAAGCAAAATTGGTGAAAAATTTCCCAAACCTAATTGGTTAGGAGAAGAAGTCACTGGACAACTTAAATATTATAATTCTATGCTAATGCACCATCCTTTTAATACTTGGTAA
- a CDS encoding lamin tail domain-containing protein — protein sequence MKKILFILLFSLGIASCVKDEMFKGPAHIENILIEPNNITSKDKVKITALITDLIGIQMVKLDYKTIDKSETITMHLVDNNLYSALIPSQENNTQVQFTISVTNKNGFLTTSKTQKYTVTDQLIDYSQIVMNEIDGNSKSIELFNKGKESFSLEGFTLLKNNSSEWWKGTTESGIIEPGQYIVIIQNNPDNQNLSGTSGISSKQALKIEFKSPNGNNIGTFLRGTDDNLGAKLSDTAPYSYQICPNGEGEWKLAIPTIGNKNPKTGENIPQN from the coding sequence ATGAAAAAAATATTATTTATTTTACTTTTTAGTTTAGGAATAGCTTCTTGTGTAAAAGATGAAATGTTTAAAGGTCCTGCACACATTGAAAATATATTGATTGAGCCTAATAATATTACATCAAAAGATAAAGTAAAAATAACTGCTCTTATTACTGATCTTATAGGAATACAAATGGTAAAGTTGGATTATAAAACCATTGATAAATCTGAAACAATTACTATGCATTTAGTAGATAATAATTTATACTCTGCTCTAATTCCATCTCAAGAAAACAATACTCAAGTTCAGTTTACAATTTCGGTTACAAATAAAAATGGTTTTTTAACAACTTCAAAAACTCAGAAATACACAGTAACAGACCAACTTATTGATTATAGTCAAATAGTTATGAATGAAATTGATGGAAACAGTAAATCAATTGAACTATTCAACAAAGGAAAAGAATCATTCTCTTTAGAAGGATTCACATTATTAAAAAACAATAGCAGTGAATGGTGGAAAGGAACTACAGAAAGCGGAATAATTGAGCCTGGTCAGTACATTGTAATTATTCAAAATAATCCGGATAATCAAAACCTTTCTGGAACAAGTGGAATCTCATCAAAACAAGCATTAAAAATTGAATTTAAATCTCCTAATGGCAATAATATCGGAACCTTTTTAAGAGGAACAGATGATAATCTCGGAGCCAAACTTAGTGATACTGCTCCCTACTCATATCAAATCTGCCCAAATGGTGAAGGAGAATGGAAATTAGCTATTCCTACTATTGGAAATAAAAACCCTAAAACTGGAGAAAATATACCTCAAAATTAA
- a CDS encoding retropepsin-like aspartic protease: MNKIKIWVFGIFLSGLSLTMHAQNINKLINNTTVDQKDFKITFPIEVKGASIFVKPLIQGKEYKMLFDTGAVTTISSDMKESLRLKPIKERKVYDIDDKSNKMMYVKIDTLSLEGINFYNVAAIELDHKAVAAFKCKEFDGILGANVLRKVVWQIDMIAKTITFSNALNSLTISPNTPKTKLYIGVGGVPSITTYIGKEKVYNTVLDYGFDGG, encoded by the coding sequence ATGAATAAAATCAAAATATGGGTGTTTGGAATATTCCTTAGTGGACTTTCATTAACTATGCACGCTCAGAATATCAATAAACTAATAAACAATACGACAGTTGACCAAAAGGACTTTAAAATAACCTTCCCCATTGAAGTAAAAGGTGCTTCTATATTCGTAAAGCCTCTTATACAAGGGAAGGAGTATAAAATGTTATTTGACACAGGAGCAGTAACCACAATTTCTTCTGATATGAAAGAGAGCTTACGCCTTAAACCAATAAAAGAACGTAAGGTGTATGATATAGATGATAAGAGCAATAAGATGATGTATGTCAAAATAGATACGCTTTCTTTAGAAGGGATCAATTTTTATAATGTAGCAGCGATAGAACTGGACCATAAAGCTGTGGCTGCGTTTAAGTGTAAAGAGTTTGATGGTATTTTAGGTGCCAATGTTTTGAGAAAAGTAGTCTGGCAAATAGATATGATAGCAAAAACCATCACGTTTTCAAATGCTCTTAATTCTCTGACAATTTCCCCTAATACGCCTAAAACTAAGCTATATATAGGCGTTGGAGGTGTGCCGAGTATAACAACATATATCGGGAAAGAGAAAGTGTATAATACAGTCTTAGATTACGGATTTGATGGGGGATAA
- a CDS encoding PDZ domain-containing protein produces MKYIEGTGSTLTGLYGDVIVPKYYTAVIDDFSIGNFAVPKDYVFFNTNYSRSIGASFLKNYKVTLSWKEKTIWFEPMEAENKEAYKGFGYRYALRGENVYINSIYADSEAAAKGLQIGDQIVAINGVGYTNLNSEEQCKVLYSERGDTQDITIKRGEVIITKKLEMREMLTL; encoded by the coding sequence GTGAAATATATAGAAGGAACGGGTAGTACGCTAACTGGTTTATATGGAGATGTAATTGTTCCTAAATATTACACTGCAGTGATAGATGATTTTAGTATAGGTAATTTTGCAGTGCCTAAAGATTACGTTTTCTTCAACACTAATTATTCAAGAAGTATAGGTGCTTCTTTTTTGAAAAACTATAAGGTAACCTTGAGTTGGAAAGAAAAGACTATATGGTTTGAGCCTATGGAGGCGGAAAATAAAGAAGCTTATAAAGGTTTTGGATATCGTTATGCTTTAAGGGGAGAAAATGTCTATATCAACTCTATTTACGCAGATAGTGAAGCTGCAGCTAAAGGATTACAGATTGGAGATCAAATTGTAGCGATAAATGGGGTAGGTTATACTAATTTAAACAGTGAAGAGCAGTGTAAAGTTTTATATTCTGAAAGAGGAGATACACAAGATATTACAATTAAAAGGGGGGAGGTTATTATAACTAAAAAACTTGAAATGAGAGAAATGTTAACTCTGTGA